In the Xanthobacteraceae bacterium genome, GGGACGAGTTGAGCTTCGAGAGATCAGCCTCTGCCTGTTTCACGGCGGCGACATCCGTGGCGCGGAACGCGACATGATCCGCTATCCCCGTTCCAGGCGCTCCCGGCACGAAGCCTGAGCCATCGCGGATGTCGATGGCATCCGTTTCCGATACCAGACGAAAGGCCGCCTCTTCGCGCGCGGCCTCGCGGTAGCCGAAGCGTTTGACGAAAGATGCGGTTTCTTCCGGCGTTTCGGTGAGGATCGTCACCGCCCGCAGTCTTTGCACCGCCGCAGGATCGTCCTTCCACGGAGAGGCTGTCTGTATGCCGGAAGCGACCAGCTTCACGATGATTCCATCTGGATCTTTCAAACGCAGGACGGACTCGCCGAATTCCCGTGAGGGTCCCTCAAATTTCATGCCGCTGCGGATTGCGCGTGTCATCCATTCGCCGAGAGACTCCGGCGGCACGGCGAAAGCAATCTCGATCACCTGTCCATTGCCGATACGTCCACTCGAACCGTCCTGCCAGATGAGGAAGCTGACCAGCGAGCCGGGCGAGCCGGTACGGTCGCCATAGAAGAGGTGCAGTTGTTCGGCGTCTTCGAACCCGCCGCTTTGCTTCACGAGGCGAAGTCCGAGAAACCCCACATAGAAATCGACGTTCGCCTGTGCGTCGCGTGCAATCAGCGTGACATGGTGAATGCCGTTACTTTTCGTATTCTGCATGCAGGGAAGATAGCAGATCACCACGCGGGCTGCGCAACGACGTATCCATTCGCGCGGGTCAAAGAGGATCGGGCGCCGTTTCCGGCGCCCGACTTTTTTGTATTCCCTAACTTCGGCTGCGCTTACGCCGACGGAAGTTCTTTCGACGTGATCGTGTACTTCATCTGATCCGGCTCAAGGCAGTCGAGCAGCAGCGAGGCCACCTGCGCTTGCGGATACATGAGGAACCCCAGCTTCGGCTGGTTGGTGCCGGGGAGCTGAACGTCATGGGCGAAGTTATACGCCAGCCAGTTGCCTTCCCATGAGCCGAGCAGGGCAGCGCGCGCGGCGACGACCTTGGGATCATTGATGGCAAGATTTCCCGGCGGTTCTTCGAGAACAACCTTGCGGACGTCCGCAGGGTCGACAGGAATCCATCCGACATTGGCGATGTAGGCTTCCGCGCGGCAATGCTGCGCACGGGTCACGTTCGCCGAGCCGGCGCCTAGGCTCTTGTAGCCGAACTTCGACGGCGCAACACGGAGACCGTAGACGTCACGGGCAGGGACGCCGGCAGCACGGGTAAGGCCTACGAATAGCGCATTGAGATCGGCGCACTTGCCGGTGAGATCGCCCGTTTTCAGCATCGCGGCGATATCGCCGATGCCGCAGCCGCGCGTCTTCGGGTTGCGAGCGCTATTCTCGACGACCCAGTTGTAGATCAGCTGAACCTTTTCGATGTCGGTCTTCGCGCCCTTGGTGATCTTGTCGGACGTTTCCTTCACGATCCCGGTCACGGGAATGAGGTCGGTGCCGGTGAGATAAAGTTTGCGTTCGTTGGCGTTCAATGCGGCCGCGGCGCGCTTTTTGGTCGGGTCGATCTGGCGGTCGCGCATGGCGACGCGGCTCACGACTTCGACGAACGGTGCGGTCTGGTTGTCAGCCCAAGCAATGTGCACCATGTCTGCGCGGTATTTGGGTTCGGTGCGCTTCAGGGTTCTGCCGTTGGATTTCCAGGTGTTGCCGATCACGCGGAACCACTCCGCGTTGTTGATCGACGGCAGCGGCACCCAGGCCTGCATACCCTTGCCGGGTTTCGCGATTTCGATGCGCGTGGTCACATCGAATGTATTCCACTTGCCCGGTGTGAGATTGTAGGCAGCCCACGCCGCCGATGGCAGCGTTGCAGCAAGCGATACCGCGGCGGTTCCTTTTAGAAATTCTCGTCTGTCCATGGTTCTCTCCTCCCGTTTATTTTTTAAACCGCCGGTACGCGGGACGGGGTTGCTCCGCGCAGGCAGCAAGGTTTCGAGCTTCTTCAGTACGTCTGGGTGGCTCCAGTCGAGGTCGCCTTCGACGATCAGTTTCGGCTGAAGTTTTTCGTCGAGCACGATTGTCGTGGGCAGCGCATACACGCCCCACGCTCTTGAGATTTTCCGGTCGCGATCGAGCACGATCGGAAAATCCACTGGGTCTTTTTCGAAGAACGCACGCACGCGCAGGTCGATTTCTCCGACATCGACCGCGAAAACAGCGAACGGTTTATCTGCGTTCGCTTTCAGGAAGAGATTGAGCGACGCCATTTCCGGGCGGCACGGTTCGCAATAGGTCGCGAAGAAGTGCAGCAGGACGATCTTGCCGCGTTGATCCTGCAAGGCGAGGGGCTTGCCGCCGCGATATTCATCCAGCCGAAACAAAGGCCCGGCAGGCGCGGTCACGGGACGCAGATCCGCAGGCTGCGCAGCATGTGCGGCCGTAACGAAACCGCAAAGAACCATGATGAGCGCAGCGAATGTGCGTACGGCCGAACCGGGAATGAAAAAGAAGAAAGAGGCCTGGGAGCGCGCTACGCCACCGGACTGCCGTTGCGAATCTGTGCCCCGATACACGGGAGCAGCCGCGGGTTTCACTCGGCCCGATATTGCGGAGGGCAATGGCCAAGGTCAATAAATTGAAGTTTTTCCAAAGTGTCGCAGGGGCTATATTTTGCCAGATATAACCCTTTGGTATTATCTCCATATAGAGACAGG is a window encoding:
- a CDS encoding twin-arginine translocation signal domain-containing protein: MDRREFLKGTAAVSLAATLPSAAWAAYNLTPGKWNTFDVTTRIEIAKPGKGMQAWVPLPSINNAEWFRVIGNTWKSNGRTLKRTEPKYRADMVHIAWADNQTAPFVEVVSRVAMRDRQIDPTKKRAAAALNANERKLYLTGTDLIPVTGIVKETSDKITKGAKTDIEKVQLIYNWVVENSARNPKTRGCGIGDIAAMLKTGDLTGKCADLNALFVGLTRAAGVPARDVYGLRVAPSKFGYKSLGAGSANVTRAQHCRAEAYIANVGWIPVDPADVRKVVLEEPPGNLAINDPKVVAARAALLGSWEGNWLAYNFAHDVQLPGTNQPKLGFLMYPQAQVASLLLDCLEPDQMKYTITSKELPSA